A window from Vulcanimicrobium alpinum encodes these proteins:
- a CDS encoding GGDEF domain-containing protein, translating to MSGREAIRALQGDGGAFVIAALIAAIVLGLLRAPAAHFERSVRPTPASDRVGLLVPVLLAVLVTDGWVWAALCNVAAYLVRPTRRRSSLRERIFGAALRVPAWYAGSLAAAPLHDAALARGAAPFLMFVAIATVYVLLSDLLWVDPLTAARQSRSLARVWNRHLADRGTMLTVLAEAGWAYVIVRVTLTDGAALGAATLAPLLVLAVVLVRFARLNARLHRLALSREAVDAMLRASDPQPQMRSLLESVDPRITRESVEIAAYGRGGADRWSRVVRFGPPVAESLERHGLRVLLELQVTGEDRADETHDDGIVSGYAARDVHGRLRGALLVYRAHGGQAHAEPRELARAALELGPLLGEYGAIAATHSAATIDTLTGLPNRRGVTRSFEEAMEYVRAGGTYAVLLLDVDHFKSINDLLGHQTGDRALAQIGRIIADNLRGVDVAGRFGGEEFLVLLRDAARERAMHVAERLRSAIESGGITYSDGKPVTVSIGVAYARSVDGTADVVERADRALYRAKNAGRNRVVESPLVAV from the coding sequence GTGTCCGGTCGCGAGGCGATTCGTGCCCTGCAAGGCGACGGCGGAGCGTTCGTGATCGCCGCGCTGATAGCGGCGATCGTGCTCGGGCTGCTCCGTGCGCCGGCGGCGCATTTCGAACGCAGCGTGCGCCCGACGCCGGCGAGCGATCGCGTCGGTCTGCTCGTCCCGGTGTTGCTCGCCGTGCTCGTTACCGACGGCTGGGTGTGGGCCGCCCTCTGCAACGTCGCCGCATACCTCGTGCGTCCGACGCGCCGCCGCAGTTCGCTGCGCGAACGGATCTTCGGGGCCGCGCTGCGCGTCCCGGCGTGGTATGCCGGGTCGTTGGCGGCGGCCCCTCTGCACGACGCCGCGCTGGCGCGCGGAGCCGCGCCGTTCCTGATGTTTGTCGCGATCGCAACCGTCTACGTGCTGCTCTCGGATCTGCTCTGGGTCGACCCGCTGACGGCGGCGCGCCAGAGCCGCTCGCTCGCGCGGGTGTGGAACCGCCACCTCGCCGATCGCGGAACGATGCTCACTGTGCTGGCCGAAGCGGGCTGGGCGTACGTGATCGTGCGCGTCACGCTGACGGATGGCGCGGCGCTCGGTGCGGCGACCTTGGCGCCGCTGCTCGTCCTCGCGGTTGTCCTGGTGCGGTTCGCGCGCCTCAACGCGCGGCTGCACCGGCTCGCGCTCTCGCGCGAAGCCGTCGATGCGATGCTGCGCGCGAGCGATCCGCAGCCGCAGATGCGCTCGCTGCTCGAGAGCGTCGATCCGCGGATCACCCGTGAGTCGGTGGAGATCGCCGCCTACGGGCGCGGCGGCGCGGACCGCTGGTCACGCGTCGTGCGCTTCGGGCCGCCGGTCGCCGAATCGCTCGAACGTCACGGCTTGCGCGTGCTGCTCGAACTGCAGGTTACCGGGGAAGACCGCGCCGACGAGACGCACGATGACGGGATCGTGAGCGGTTATGCGGCGCGCGACGTGCACGGCAGGCTGCGCGGCGCACTCCTCGTCTATCGCGCGCACGGTGGCCAGGCCCATGCGGAGCCGCGCGAACTCGCGCGGGCCGCACTCGAATTAGGCCCGCTGCTCGGAGAGTACGGCGCGATCGCGGCGACGCACAGCGCGGCGACGATCGACACGCTGACTGGGCTGCCGAACCGGCGCGGCGTGACGCGCTCGTTCGAGGAGGCGATGGAATACGTACGCGCCGGCGGCACGTACGCGGTGCTGCTGCTCGACGTCGATCACTTCAAATCGATCAACGACCTGCTCGGACATCAGACCGGCGACCGCGCGCTCGCGCAGATCGGACGGATCATCGCCGACAACCTGCGCGGCGTCGACGTCGCGGGGCGATTCGGCGGCGAGGAGTTTCTGGTGTTGCTGCGCGACGCGGCGCGCGAGCGTGCGATGCACGTCGCCGAACGGCTGCGCTCCGCGATCGAGAGCGGCGGGATCACCTACTCCGATGGGAAGCCGGTCA
- a CDS encoding YbaK/EbsC family protein → MTLGILTAVPPLERPDLLAPPVAAAFANGVSFAGAGVAEIDPALADTTAFCERYRVGPQESANCVVLAARREGRSWYAACVVFATTRADVNGLAKKALGASKISFAAMDDAVAATAMEYGGITPIGLPAAWPLLVDAAVASTPLVVVGSGVRRSKLIVPGALLAALPNARVLDGLGRM, encoded by the coding sequence TTGACCCTCGGCATCCTGACCGCGGTGCCCCCGCTCGAGCGGCCCGATCTGCTCGCGCCGCCGGTCGCGGCGGCGTTCGCGAACGGTGTCTCGTTCGCCGGCGCCGGCGTCGCGGAGATCGATCCGGCGCTCGCCGACACCACGGCGTTCTGCGAGCGCTACCGTGTGGGTCCCCAGGAATCGGCGAATTGCGTCGTCCTCGCGGCGCGCCGAGAAGGGCGATCCTGGTATGCTGCATGCGTCGTCTTCGCGACGACCCGCGCCGACGTGAACGGTCTGGCGAAGAAGGCGCTCGGCGCGAGCAAGATCTCGTTCGCCGCGATGGACGACGCCGTTGCCGCAACCGCGATGGAGTACGGCGGGATCACGCCGATCGGATTGCCTGCCGCATGGCCGCTCCTCGTCGACGCGGCGGTCGCGTCGACTCCGCTCGTCGTCGTCGGCAGCGGCGTGCGCCGCTCGAAACTGATCGTCCCGGGCGCGCTGCTCGCCGCACTCCCGAACGCGCGCGTGCTCGACGGGCTCGGAAGAATGTAA